From the Cyanobium sp. M30B3 genome, the window CTGAAGGCCATGTCCGGCGCCAGCAGCAGCCGACACCCACTGAAGTGGCGCCGGGCCAGCTCGAAGCTGGGCCGATCCCTCAGCACCAGGGTCAGGTCGGGATGGCCCTGCAGGACAGCGGCGGCACGACCCAGACTGGCTGGATCATGAAAATCCGCACTCTGGGAGAGGATCACCAGCGGATTGCACCGATGGCCATTCACCACCCGCTCGATGAAAGCCCCCAGATGTGGCCAGGCATCCCCCAGCTGCCCGCCGCCACTGAGCACGATCGGTCCATCGCCGATGGCGCGCTCCAGTGCCCTTGGGCAGTAGCGGTCAGGCGAGGCGACGTAACGAACAGGAATCTGCAGAAGCTGCTCGATTGCGTGGAGCTGGCCAATCCAGATCAGATGATCTCCGAGATTGCCGTGACTGGGATGGTTCAGCAGCGCGCAGCCATGCGCCCCCGCCAGGCTCGGTATCTCCGCCAACCGCTGCAGCAGCAGAGATCCCAGGTCGACAGGTGGGGGAAGAGCCATGCAAACACTCTGCCGGCATGCGCGCCTCAGCCCTGAGAGATGGCCAACAGTGGTGCCGGGACCAATCCAGCCCCGCAGGCGAGCGTGGTGGTGATGACCTTCAACCGCCCCGATGGCCTGCGCCGCTGCCTGGCTTCCCTCGCCGCCCAGAGCCTTGATTCCCAGAGCTTTGAGGTGGTGGTGGTGGATGTCTCTTCGCCGCCAATGGATCAGGTGCTGGCGCCGTTCCGGCAACGGCTTCAGCTCAGCCACCAGCCTGCACCCAATCGCGGCGTGGCAGCGAACCGCAATCTGGGGGCCGAGCGGGCACGCGGTGAGGTGCTGGCCTTCCTCGACGACGACTGCATCGCCAGCCCCACCTGGCTGGCGGAGCTGGTGACAGTGGTACAGCGCGACCCAAACGTCCTGGTCGGCGCGCCCACGGTGCATCCGGCCCCGGAAACCGCATCAGCCGCCGCAGGACAGGTGATCACCGAGCTGGTGGATGGCTTCTTCAATCCGCCGGGGGAGGAACCCGGCTTCCTGCCAGGCCTCAACTTCGCCCTGAACCGTAAACGCTTCCTTGAGCTGGGAGGCTGCGACCCTCGCTTCGGCTTCCTAGCTGCGGAGGACCGCGACTTCATCGATCGCTGGCAACGGGCGGGCGGGCGCCTTGAGCTGAACCAGGGCACCCAGGTGCGCCATGAGCACCGTGCCTCACTACGGGGTTTTGTGCGTCAGTACTTCAACTACGGCCGAGGCGCCTGGCA encodes:
- a CDS encoding glycosyltransferase, with the protein product MANSGAGTNPAPQASVVVMTFNRPDGLRRCLASLAAQSLDSQSFEVVVVDVSSPPMDQVLAPFRQRLQLSHQPAPNRGVAANRNLGAERARGEVLAFLDDDCIASPTWLAELVTVVQRDPNVLVGAPTVHPAPETASAAAGQVITELVDGFFNPPGEEPGFLPGLNFALNRKRFLELGGCDPRFGFLAAEDRDFIDRWQRAGGRLELNQGTQVRHEHRASLRGFVRQYFNYGRGAWHFHRLRRERADGRLWSDARLHMAWPLRLAQPMRQVEPGLRLQVLLLIAVWQLANLAGFLWQAGRGSAPRATGAAMSIPI